DNA from Candidatus Polarisedimenticolia bacterium:
ATTCTGGGTCTGGCGGGTCTGTGGCAGCTTGGCCGGACGGCTCGGTGGGTCCCGCTGGCCGCCGTCGTGGCGGTGTTCGGCCTCAGCACGGCGCTGCATGGCATCGTTCTGGGAGGGCAACGCTATCGTGTGGCCACCATCGATCCCTTTCTCCTGGTCCTGGCCTCCTGGGAAGCGACAGTGCTCGGAGCGGCATTCCTCGCCCGCCGGGGAGAGCAGTCAATGGGGATCCCGTCGCCGGGGGGTAGGACCCACCCGAATCCCCATGAGACTATCTGACGGACAAAAGATTACCTGGCTGCCGCCGATTCCGGCGCCTCAGGCCCTGGAAAGCGGCGATACGAGCCGATAGAGCCGGGGCTACCCGCCAAAAGCCAGGAATGGCTTGACTTTTGGGCCAATCACCGTATAAAAAAGGTCATTCTGTCGAGCGCTCCGACGTACCTAGATCCTGGGCCGGGGAGGGGCCCCCAGGATGCTCTAGGGGAGACCCGGCTCCTCCGGAGCGACTCTCAATGAAATCTTCCTCTGCCCTCGTCCGTCTCTCGTTCGCAGGGTTTCTCGTACTGCTTGCCAGCCTCCAGCCTCCCGCCAGCGCCGTCTCCGACTTCATTTATTATGTCGACTTCAATTCAGCGGCCACTACCAACTGCCTGCCGACAGTCTCGGGCTGCACCGGCCAGTGCGCCGCACCCACCTGCGGGACGCAGGGGGTCCCGTGCCACAGGATCCAGGACGCGCTGAATCTGTCGAACTGCAACATCGGCTCCAACGCGGCGCTGGAGGCCGATGTCTTCGTGGCCGCCGGAACCTACCCGGAGCGGATTTTCCTCTATCCCAACACCCACCTGTACGGTGCCGGCAGGGACATCACGACGATCGACGCCAAGGGGCTGAACCGCTCGGCCGTGATCATGGCCAGCGGAGGGAGCTACGGCTTCAACCGTCTGGAGGAGAAATTCTCGATCAGCGGGTTCCGAATCATCCACGGCAGCGGCGACCGCATCACCCTGACCGACTCGGGCGGAAACATGTACTTCAATATCGGCGGGGGCGGGATGCTCCTGTATGGGGCGCTCGGTGGTGCAGCGGGCTGGCCCCTGGTGACGGACTGCCGCATCGAGGATAATACGCTGGCCAACAACACGGGCCAGGTGGCTCCCGACTGGAACGGCGCGGGGATCTACATCGCCCGCGGCAAGCCGACGATCTCAGGGAACATCATCCAGCGCAACACCACGACGCCTCCCGACCAGAGCGGGCAGGTCCAGGCCCTGGGATGGGGGGGTGGAATCTTTTCACTCAACTTCGACTGTGCCCCCTTGATCTCGCGCAACGTGATACGCAGCAACAACACCGTGGCCCAGCAGGGAAGCGGCGGCGGAATGTATATCGCCGGAAACATCGGCACGGTGCTGAGCAGCAACCTGATCGTGGGAAACACGGCCAACGTTCAGGGAGGCGGGATCTACCTCTACGCGGCCGGCGCCTCCGCCTACAACAACGTGGTCATGGGAAACATCGGCGGCACGGCGGGTGGAGGCTTCAGCACGGGGGCACCCACCAGCGCGATCAACCTCACGAACAATACGATTGTCGGGAACGTCATGACGACGCACACCGTCCCCAAGGGGTCGGTCTTCTCCTCGATCGGCGGCGGCGTCTATGCCTCCTTCATCGTCAGCCAGCAGAGCAGTCCTCAGAACCATCTCACCAACAACCTGATGGCGCAGAACGACGCCACGTCGCTGGGAGGCGGCGGAGGCCTGTACAGCTTCCAGGCCTTCGCCAGCAATGAGCGCGGCGACTTCTTCGGCGACGTTCCCAACGAGATCCGGGGCGATTACTCCGACGGTGCGGTCATCGGCACCAATGGCAACGTCTCCCTCAGCCCGGTGTTCGTGAACGCCCCCGTCTTCTGGGACCACAGCAGCGCCAATGGGACGGCGACCACCGCGGTGGTGTTCGCGTCGACGCGCTATGCCGTGGGGAACCGGATCGAGTACAACGACGACGGCGTGGCGCGCCAGATCACCGCCATCAACAGCTCCACCAAGACGCTGACCTTCACGCCCGGCCTGACCAACAAGGTGTGCAGCAACGCGGTCAACGCCGCCTGTGTCACCAACGCCGACTGCCTTTCGCCGGGCACCTGTGGCACCGATATCACGCGCGCCAACCGCATCCTCGCGAACTGGGGAAACAGCACGAACGTCGCGGAAGACCTCCACCTGACGGTCTCCTCGCCGCTGCGCGACCTGGGCACCAATACCCCGGCATGGGGGACCTCCCCGGCGAGCGATTATGACGCGCTGTCGCGCCCCGTGGACGGCGACCTCAACGGCTCGGCGATCACCGACGTGGGAGCCTTCGAGTTCCGCTACCCGGATGGCGACGGCGACGGGGCCATCGACCTTCAGGATTGCGCGCCGCTCGTCAACAGCGCCTGGACCCCGCCCGACCAGGCCCCGGATCCCTTGACGATCAACGCGAGCCAGACGCTCTCCTGGATGCACGTCCCTCAGGCCAACGTCTACAACGTCTACCGCGGCACGATCATCAGCCCCTTCATCTACAACCCCGCCTGTCTGCTGGTGGAGGTGCCCGGCGCCGCGACCTCGGTGTCCGGGGGCGATCCGGCCGTGGGCTCGGCGTACTACTACCTCGTCGGCGGAGTCAACACCTGCGGACACGGCCCCATTCATCAATCTCCGACCGCGAACGCACCGTCTCCCTGTCCTCCCTCAGGAGCCGACAGCGACGGCGACGGCGTCCAGAACGTCAACGACAACTGTCCGCTGATTGCCAATGCCAACCAGCTGGATCCCGATCACGACACGGTCGGCACGGCCTGCGACAACTGTCCCGCGGTGGGCAATCCGAATCAGCTCGACAGCAACGGCAACGGGATCGGGGACGCCTGCGAGTAGGCTTTTCCAATCTCAGGAGACGGGACTGTCATCCGTCATCGCGACGGATGCCTGTCCCGAGATTCGTTCTTGTGATGCAGGACGACTAAGGGCAGGTCAACGCCGTCCGGGGAGTGCCGTTGGAAGCATTGCCGAGCGGTCCAAAGGCATTCGCAGGACAGCCGTTCCGGGCTCTGATGAGGTAATGGAATCGGGCCGAGACCGCCGGAATGCCTGAATCGCCGAGCGACAGGAGCGGCGTGTCCGTGGCCGTGCAGAGCGCGGCAGAGACGAAGTCGGCCGCCGAGCCGGAGCGGATGACGTCGTAGTGCGGCGCGCTCGATCCAGGTGCCGAGGGCGGCGACCAGCTCAGGCTGGTCGCGTTGGTGAATTGGAGGTTTCGAGCTTCGCCAGGCGTCGCCCAGTTTGCACCGTCGGCGTCGTTGCAGTCTCCGCCCGCGACCACGTAACCCGGAGGCGGAGCGCAGGCCTGAATCGTCTGTCCCGAGTCCCCCAGGCCATCGGCATCGGCGTCGCGATAGACCGCGCTCATCGGGCAGAGGCAGTATTGCCCGCCCGTGGCCAGCTCCTCATCGAAGGAGCCGCCGCCGAAAATATTCACGGTATCGTACCCGCCCCAAATCAACATCGATTCCCCGGTCCAGACGCCGGTCGCCGCGGCGCGGCGACGGGGAGAGTCAATCGATGCCATGGGCGACCAGGAGTCGGAGACTGGATCGTATCGGCCTCCTGAATCCAGGCCGCTCGAGCCGGAGCTTCCACCCCAGACAATCATCTCTGCGCCAGTCCAGACGGTGCTGTGGGAGGTCCGGCCCGAGGGGGCACCTGCGTTGCTCATGCCGCTCCATTGGTCCGTCACCGGATCGTAGCGGCCGCCCGTATTCATCCGCGTCGTCCTGTCCCAGCCTCCCCAGACCACCATCGAGCTGTCCGTCGAGATCGCGGAATGGGAGGAGCGCGCGGCCGGGGCGCCCGAAACGGAGAGCGGGAGCCATGTATCGCCGGCGGGATCATATCGGCCTCCGTCTCCGAATTGAGTCGTGCCGTTCTCCCCGCCCCAGAGGACCATGCTGCCGGCGGCCATCACGGCTCCATGGTTGTAACGGGCGGCGGGTGCGCCGGATGCCGACATGGCATCCCAGGTGTTGGTCGCAGGATCGTACCGACCCCCGCTCGCCAAAGCAGCCGACTGATCGTAGCCGCCCCACACGACCATCCGGCTTCCGGTCCAGACCGTGGTCTGGAGATAGCGGGGCGTCGGCGCGCCACTGAGGGTGGTAGCAGTCCAGCTGTCGGCAATCGGATCGTAGCGGCCTCCGCTGTTCAGCGGAGTGAAATTGGAAATGGGACAGCATTGATAGAGGA
Protein-coding regions in this window:
- a CDS encoding thrombospondin type 3 repeat-containing protein — encoded protein: MKSSSALVRLSFAGFLVLLASLQPPASAVSDFIYYVDFNSAATTNCLPTVSGCTGQCAAPTCGTQGVPCHRIQDALNLSNCNIGSNAALEADVFVAAGTYPERIFLYPNTHLYGAGRDITTIDAKGLNRSAVIMASGGSYGFNRLEEKFSISGFRIIHGSGDRITLTDSGGNMYFNIGGGGMLLYGALGGAAGWPLVTDCRIEDNTLANNTGQVAPDWNGAGIYIARGKPTISGNIIQRNTTTPPDQSGQVQALGWGGGIFSLNFDCAPLISRNVIRSNNTVAQQGSGGGMYIAGNIGTVLSSNLIVGNTANVQGGGIYLYAAGASAYNNVVMGNIGGTAGGGFSTGAPTSAINLTNNTIVGNVMTTHTVPKGSVFSSIGGGVYASFIVSQQSSPQNHLTNNLMAQNDATSLGGGGGLYSFQAFASNERGDFFGDVPNEIRGDYSDGAVIGTNGNVSLSPVFVNAPVFWDHSSANGTATTAVVFASTRYAVGNRIEYNDDGVARQITAINSSTKTLTFTPGLTNKVCSNAVNAACVTNADCLSPGTCGTDITRANRILANWGNSTNVAEDLHLTVSSPLRDLGTNTPAWGTSPASDYDALSRPVDGDLNGSAITDVGAFEFRYPDGDGDGAIDLQDCAPLVNSAWTPPDQAPDPLTINASQTLSWMHVPQANVYNVYRGTIISPFIYNPACLLVEVPGAATSVSGGDPAVGSAYYYLVGGVNTCGHGPIHQSPTANAPSPCPPSGADSDGDGVQNVNDNCPLIANANQLDPDHDTVGTACDNCPAVGNPNQLDSNGNGIGDACE